The Candidatus Limnocylindrales bacterium DNA segment CGCGCAACATTTCATCGATGTCACGACCGAGGGGCAGATCGTTTACGATCTGGTGACGAACAACACCGTCGCGATCGACGAGAAAACTTCCACGAAATGCGACCCCCCCCTCAGACTCCACGTCATATGCCTTCGCTATCTCATGTTTGACGTCGGCCACGAGGGTATAGCCGACTTTTCCGATTCCGCCCTTGTCGACGGACGTGCTCTTCCAGGCCAGATGCGTGAACTGGGAGTCGATCGAGACACCGATCACTTCGACACCCCGCTTGTGGAATTCGTCAAGTCGGTGATCGAACGCGATCAGCTCCGACGGGCAGACGAACGTGAAATCGAGCGGATAGAAGAAGATGACGGCGTATTTGCCGCGAATCGCCTCGGAAAGGCGATAATTTTCATCGATCTCGTTGCTTCCGAGCACTGCGGCTGCGGTGAAATCCGGGGCTTTTTTTCCGACGAGTACTGCCATTTTCGTATCCTTTTGCGCGGCATTGAACCGGTGGGTGTGTGCGCAACGCAGCGAACGCTCCGAGCGCACCGATCGAGATCCGCGAGTCTAGAGTGACGAAAATCGGGGTCAAACCTGAATGTGACGCAGAGCGCAGCATCCAATGTGCGGGCATACCGATCGACTAGTCCCTTGACACCCTGAGGCCTGGGGCCAACGATCAATGATCGCACCGGCAAATCGCTGCTCTGCGGCAGTCCATTACGGTGCCGAACCGGCGGGAAACTGGCCCCCGCCGACAGGAAAGCAACCATGAAGAAAAAATCGCGGCGCAATGCGCCAAATACCGTCATCGTCCCCCGGCGTGCGGACCGCTGTGAAGAATGCGATTCCGCTCTGCGCTGGAAGACGTCGACCTCTGCAAAACCATATGCGTTTCCCGAGTATGGGTTCCCGCTTCAGGTCTCCGGACTCTCGACGGCCGCTTGCTCGCGGTGTGGAACCGTCCACGCGGCCATCGCCAATCCCGACCGGTTCCGGGCCTCCGTACTCGAGGAGATCCTGAAGAAACAAGGTCCCCTGACTGCGAGCGAGATCGTTTTTCTTCGCAAGACATTGGGGCTGACGGGTGGGAAGTTTGCCGGCCTCGTCGGTGTCAGCCGTGAGCATGTTTCGCACATCGAACAGGGCCACGCACCGAATCTCGGGACCGCCGCGGATCGCCTGGCGCGCCTGATGATTGCATCGAAGCTCGATCCGTCTCTCGCCTTCATGAAGCGGCTGCTCAACCAACTCGACGAGAACATCGGCACGCGATCGCGCCGAAAGGTGGTGCGACATGCCGGTTATCGCGTCAACGTCGCCGGACGCGGACCGAGCGTCACTGCGAAAGCAGACGGACGCCGCCCGAGCGAGCGCCGGTCGGGTGGGAAGCGAACTGCGGTAGGCGTGCACGCGCGCAGCGGAAACCTCCGTCAGCGAGGACGCGCGCGCTGACCGACAGCCCCCTCCTCCGAGGGGCTGTGCAAAATCGGTGACGGCGTGGGCGCGGCGAGGAGCCGTGCCCACGCCGCATCCTCCTTCGCTTCGCACGACGCGCAACGCGCGAATCTCTGCACGTCGCGCTGTGCGCGAATCTCTGCACGTCGCGCCGTGCGCGAATCCCTGCACGTCGCATTGCGCGCGACTCTTCCTGCAACGCGTTACGCGCGATCCGCTCGTGCTCGCTCCCGGGTTTCGGCGAGCGCACGTTTCCAGCGCATTCGTGCGCGGTCGTCGCCGTCGATCGCGAAGTCCGCAAAATAGAAGATCAGCCGTTCGGCAACGCCCGCGTATTTTCGCGACAGCGTTGCCGGAAGGTCGTCCCATGTGGAGGTCACCGCGTACTCTTCGAGCATGCGGTCGGTTACGGTCGCCGCCATCGCGGACATATCGCCTTCGCGCTGGAGCTGATGAAGACGCTCGGAGATCCCGTGCCAGCCGTGCAGCTCGAACACGCCGGCGTACGCGGGCGTCGAACCGTAGAACGCGATCTGCATTCGCGTGCGCTCGCGACTGGTCTCTCGCTCTTCGTCGCTGTCGCCGACGATCGTAAAGACCGGGCACGCAAGCTTGATCGACTTCGGATCGCGGCCGGCCTTGCGTGCGCCCTTCTCGACGTTCGGGCGCACGATCTCGTCGAGGAACTTCGTCGAATGAAAGGGATGGATATGGATGCCGTCGGCGACTT contains these protein-coding regions:
- a CDS encoding peroxiredoxin, yielding MAVLVGKKAPDFTAAAVLGSNEIDENYRLSEAIRGKYAVIFFYPLDFTFVCPSELIAFDHRLDEFHKRGVEVIGVSIDSQFTHLAWKSTSVDKGGIGKVGYTLVADVKHEIAKAYDVESEGGVAFRGSFLVDRDGVVRHQIVNDLPLGRDIDEMLRVVDALQFTEKHGEVCPAGWNKGKPGMKADTAGVAEYLSQHAKEL
- a CDS encoding TIGR03617 family F420-dependent LLM class oxidoreductase, with the translated sequence MKLDAFGFGLELHAAGDRARQWADVGFDGIQMAEGGRTAYLNCVASILAAPELDIGTAIATAFPRSPMVTAQIAWELAEASRGKFTLGLGTQVKAHIERRFSSVYDHPGSRLREYVRAVRAIFRAFQGTERLDFRGEFYNMNLLGMWSPGAIEHPEVPIYVAAVRPWMLQAAGEVADGIHIHPFHSTKFLDEIVRPNVEKGARKAGRDPKSIKLACPVFTIVGDSDEERETSRERTRMQIAFYGSTPAYAGVFELHGWHGISERLHQLQREGDMSAMAATVTDRMLEEYAVTSTWDDLPATLSRKYAGVAERLIFYFADFAIDGDDRARMRWKRALAETRERARADRA